From one Roseovarius pelagicus genomic stretch:
- a CDS encoding glutathione S-transferase family protein encodes MLVNGKWVENWQPVQKADEQGRFVRQVSEFRNWITPDGRPGPTGEGGFEAEAGRYRLYVALICPWASRTLIARRLKGLADLIPVTVVNPTLTDQGWRFGGYPGADEDPLYGSSYMHELYTRADPHVSGRATVPVLWDMKRGVMVNNESADIVRMFDTAFEAIAPSDLRLYPAALADEIDVLNRQIYESLNNGVYKAGFASSQEAYDEAVDGVFAMLDQLETRLGDDRPYLFGDELTETDIRAFVTLIRFDAAYHGLFKTNRRQIADYPHLSAHMERVLRLPGVAETVNMDHITRGYYSIKALNPTGIRPAGPAHVRRLLDVVAAD; translated from the coding sequence ATGCTTGTGAATGGAAAATGGGTCGAGAACTGGCAGCCTGTGCAGAAGGCCGATGAACAGGGGCGTTTCGTGCGCCAGGTTTCGGAGTTCCGGAACTGGATCACCCCCGATGGGCGTCCCGGCCCCACGGGCGAGGGTGGTTTCGAGGCCGAGGCCGGGCGGTATCGGCTCTATGTCGCGCTGATCTGCCCGTGGGCCTCGCGAACCCTGATCGCACGGCGGCTCAAGGGGCTAGCGGATCTGATCCCCGTCACGGTGGTCAACCCGACGCTGACCGATCAGGGCTGGCGGTTCGGCGGCTATCCGGGCGCGGATGAGGACCCGCTTTACGGATCGAGTTACATGCATGAACTCTATACCCGTGCCGATCCGCATGTTTCGGGCCGCGCCACCGTGCCGGTATTGTGGGACATGAAGCGCGGCGTCATGGTGAACAACGAAAGCGCCGACATCGTGCGCATGTTTGATACCGCCTTCGAAGCGATCGCCCCATCCGATCTGCGTCTCTATCCCGCCGCTTTGGCCGACGAGATCGACGTGCTGAACAGGCAGATTTACGAAAGCCTCAATAACGGGGTCTACAAGGCCGGGTTCGCCTCCAGCCAAGAGGCCTATGACGAGGCCGTCGATGGGGTGTTCGCGATGCTGGACCAATTGGAGACGCGCCTCGGTGACGACCGCCCGTATCTGTTCGGCGACGAGTTGACCGAAACCGATATTCGTGCCTTCGTGACGCTCATCCGGTTCGACGCGGCCTATCACGGATTGTTCAAGACCAACCGTCGGCAAATCGCGGATTACCCGCATCTTTCAGCGCATATGGAACGCGTGCTGCGGCTGCCGGGCGTCGCGGAAACGGTGAACATGGATCACATCACGCGAGGCTATTATTCGATCAAGGCGTTGAATCCGACGGGCATCCGGCCGGCCGGCCCGGCGCATGTCCGGCGTTTGCTTGACGTAGTCGCGGCCGACTGA
- a CDS encoding LysR family transcriptional regulator has product MDIVDELRAFVATAQTGSFTAAAHQLGVSNRLTSKYVAALEQRLGARLLQRTTRKVGLTPAGEDLIARAPALLDDLDDLLGSVAEGSRGLTGIIRISAPVTFGEVYVTGMLARFARQNPDLTLDLRLNDRYVDLASEGIDLAFRIGRSDMLSLKTLRLGTFSSLLVASPDYIRAHGKPDSPEELTNHTCVVDTNRRVPHKWVFERNGTETVVQIRGRFQVNSARAAMDLAVGGMGIANIPQFALRDTIETGALLPLLEEFRGDSGPVSAVYLEGRALPRKIRALIDFAAEDIRSTAIL; this is encoded by the coding sequence ATGGATATCGTCGATGAACTCCGGGCCTTCGTGGCCACCGCGCAGACGGGCTCGTTCACCGCGGCCGCCCATCAGCTGGGGGTGTCGAACCGGCTGACTTCCAAATATGTGGCTGCGCTCGAGCAACGCCTCGGTGCCCGCTTGCTTCAGCGGACCACCCGCAAGGTGGGGCTGACGCCGGCGGGCGAGGACCTGATTGCGCGGGCGCCCGCGCTGCTCGATGATCTCGATGACCTGCTCGGCAGCGTCGCGGAGGGATCGCGCGGGCTGACCGGCATCATTCGCATCTCGGCTCCCGTGACGTTCGGCGAAGTTTACGTCACGGGGATGCTGGCACGGTTTGCCCGGCAGAACCCGGATCTTACGCTCGATCTGCGGCTCAACGATCGCTACGTCGACTTGGCAAGCGAGGGCATCGATCTGGCGTTTCGCATCGGCCGGTCCGACATGCTGTCGCTCAAGACGCTCAGGCTTGGCACCTTCAGCAGCCTCCTGGTGGCGAGCCCGGACTATATCCGAGCACACGGGAAACCCGACTCGCCCGAAGAACTCACCAACCATACCTGTGTTGTGGACACCAACCGGCGGGTTCCGCACAAATGGGTCTTCGAAAGAAATGGGACCGAGACAGTTGTTCAGATCCGGGGGCGTTTTCAGGTCAACTCGGCGCGCGCGGCCATGGATCTGGCCGTCGGCGGCATGGGGATCGCCAACATTCCGCAGTTCGCCTTGCGCGACACCATCGAGACCGGGGCGCTGCTCCCCTTGCTGGAGGAATTCAGAGGCGACAGCGGTCCAGTCAGCGCGGTCTATCTGGAGGGTCGGGCCCTGCCACGCAAGATCCGCGCATTGATCGACTTCGCCGCCGAGGATATCCGGTCTACCGCGATCCTCTAG
- a CDS encoding VOC family protein, which translates to MTNPTENFDMNTAPIRINTVRLRVRDLDAVSSFYRDVLGLVPLAEAGSSVTLGTEETPLLHLDGDPSLRPRDPRQAGLFHTAFLLPSRGELARWLGHVTETGVRLQGASDHIVSEAIYLADPEGNGIEVYVDRPPSQWRDRAGDIRMATDPLDLEGLMRAAQGRTWAGFPKGGIIGHVHLQIGDTKEADRFYRDALGFAIAATYPGASFYGSGGYHHQLAGNIWNSRNAGTRDPSEAGLSEITLGVDPTARQAITQRLGGDRFADPWGTAFALAQ; encoded by the coding sequence ATGACCAATCCAACCGAAAATTTCGACATGAATACCGCGCCGATCCGCATCAATACCGTTCGGCTCAGGGTGCGGGATCTCGATGCCGTTTCGTCCTTCTACCGTGACGTTCTGGGGCTGGTGCCGCTGGCAGAGGCCGGAAGCAGCGTGACACTGGGCACCGAAGAGACGCCGCTGCTGCATCTTGACGGCGACCCGTCGTTACGCCCGCGCGATCCCAGGCAAGCGGGGCTGTTTCACACCGCCTTTCTGTTGCCATCGCGCGGCGAACTTGCCCGCTGGCTTGGCCATGTGACCGAAACGGGCGTGCGGCTGCAGGGCGCATCGGATCACATCGTCAGCGAAGCGATCTATCTAGCCGATCCCGAAGGCAATGGCATCGAGGTCTATGTCGACCGTCCGCCAAGCCAGTGGCGCGATCGCGCGGGTGATATCCGTATGGCGACTGACCCTCTGGACCTTGAGGGCCTGATGCGCGCGGCGCAAGGCCGGACATGGGCCGGATTTCCGAAGGGCGGCATCATCGGCCACGTTCATTTACAGATCGGCGACACGAAAGAGGCGGATCGCTTCTACCGCGACGCCCTCGGCTTCGCCATCGCGGCGACCTATCCGGGCGCGAGCTTCTACGGCAGCGGCGGTTATCACCACCAGTTGGCCGGCAACATCTGGAACAGCCGCAATGCCGGGACGCGGGACCCGTCCGAGGCGGGGCTGAGCGAAATAACCCTCGGCGTCGATCCGACGGCGCGTCAGGCGATCACGCAGCGCCTTGGCGGCGACCGCTTTGCCGATCCTTGGGGCACCGCCTTCGCGCTGGCGCAGTGA
- a CDS encoding DoxX family protein, with protein MSNANHHSPPQSPVIPGVANADLAATILRVSLGILFIAHGWLKLAIFTPAGTAAFFESLGFPGALAYLVMAAELAGGVALILGVWTRWVSLALVPVLLGSIYAPHGAAGFFFSNEGGGWEYPALWAITLVVQALLGDGAYALKRSRT; from the coding sequence ATGTCCAACGCAAACCATCATAGCCCGCCTCAATCACCGGTGATTCCCGGTGTGGCAAATGCCGATCTGGCAGCCACAATCCTGCGCGTCTCTCTGGGAATACTGTTCATCGCCCATGGCTGGCTGAAACTGGCGATCTTCACGCCGGCTGGAACGGCCGCCTTCTTCGAAAGCCTCGGCTTTCCAGGGGCGCTTGCCTATCTCGTGATGGCCGCCGAGCTCGCTGGCGGCGTGGCGCTGATCCTCGGCGTCTGGACCCGCTGGGTGTCGCTCGCGTTGGTGCCGGTTCTGCTCGGCTCGATCTACGCGCCGCATGGCGCGGCCGGCTTCTTCTTCTCGAATGAAGGCGGCGGCTGGGAGTATCCGGCGCTTTGGGCGATCACACTGGTCGTGCAGGCCCTGCTGGGCGACGGCGCCTATGCGCTCAAGCGCAGCCGGACCTGA
- the wrbA gene encoding NAD(P)H:quinone oxidoreductase, with the protein MAQPKIAIIFYSTYGTNHAVALAAAEAARDAGADVRLRRVPETAPKEVVETQDVWKAQLDKMGDIPEATADDMAWADGYFFSTPTRFGVAASQLRAFIDTLGGLWGAGKLANKTFTATTSAQNPHGGQEATILSLYTTAMHWGAIIVAPGFTDQSIFDAGGNPYGFSTNANGFDDAGKAAVTHQARRLVEMTGKITG; encoded by the coding sequence ATGGCACAGCCCAAGATCGCAATTATCTTCTACTCGACCTACGGAACCAACCATGCCGTCGCCTTGGCGGCGGCAGAGGCAGCCCGCGACGCAGGCGCGGATGTCCGCCTTCGCCGCGTTCCCGAGACGGCCCCGAAAGAGGTTGTCGAAACCCAGGACGTCTGGAAAGCGCAACTGGACAAGATGGGCGATATCCCCGAAGCGACGGCCGACGACATGGCATGGGCCGACGGTTATTTCTTCTCGACACCGACCCGTTTCGGCGTGGCCGCCAGCCAGCTTCGGGCCTTCATTGATACGCTGGGCGGGCTCTGGGGTGCCGGCAAGCTGGCCAACAAGACCTTCACGGCCACGACGAGCGCCCAGAATCCGCATGGCGGTCAGGAAGCGACCATTCTTAGCCTGTACACCACTGCAATGCATTGGGGCGCCATCATTGTCGCGCCGGGTTTTACCGATCAGTCGATTTTTGACGCTGGCGGCAACCCCTACGGCTTCTCGACCAACGCCAATGGCTTTGACGATGCTGGGAAGGCGGCAGTGACCCATCAGGCCAGGCGCCTGGTCGAGATGACCGGAAAGATCACCGGCTGA
- a CDS encoding NADPH-dependent F420 reductase encodes MKIAIIGNGNVGSGLANVLSKTQHEVGTFGRADDMANAVTEADIVILATPYGAVAEIADQADFNGKIVIDVSNPVTEDFSALQLGTTTSAAEAIAALVPGAFVVKAFNTIFAQHYAGDLKLDGQPLQTFIAADDETARDTVKTLAAEAGFEPIDAGPLFTARQLEPLGFLNIQFGYVLGKGTEIAPRWQFSA; translated from the coding sequence ATGAAAATCGCAATCATTGGTAACGGCAATGTCGGATCCGGTCTGGCAAATGTCCTGAGCAAAACACAACATGAGGTCGGGACCTTTGGTCGCGCCGACGATATGGCAAACGCCGTGACTGAGGCCGATATCGTTATTCTCGCGACACCCTATGGGGCAGTTGCCGAAATCGCCGACCAGGCAGACTTCAACGGCAAGATCGTCATCGATGTGTCCAACCCCGTCACCGAGGATTTCTCGGCCCTGCAACTCGGTACCACCACGTCGGCCGCCGAGGCGATCGCTGCGCTCGTTCCGGGAGCGTTCGTCGTGAAGGCCTTCAACACGATCTTCGCCCAGCACTATGCGGGGGATCTCAAGCTGGACGGTCAGCCGTTGCAGACCTTTATCGCCGCCGACGACGAGACGGCGCGCGACACCGTGAAAACGCTGGCCGCAGAGGCCGGGTTCGAGCCGATCGATGCCGGCCCCCTGTTCACTGCCCGTCAGTTAGAGCCGCTCGGCTTCCTGAATATCCAGTTCGGCTATGTGCTCGGAAAAGGCACAGAGATCGCGCCGCGCTGGCAGTTTTCCGCCTGA
- a CDS encoding cation diffusion facilitator family transporter, protein MHSALKLAFGSLVVGSIVLALKTLAWLMTGSVALLSDALESTVNLATAFAALVAIRIAARPPDANHPFGHHKAEFFSAVLEGVMIIVAAIFILREAYEGFLSPRALGAPIEGLLVNGTATMLNAMWAFVLVRRGRLLKSPALVADGRHLWTDVFTSAGVAMGVLLALATGWWVLDPLMAALVAINIIWSGSRVVKESLSGLMDEAVPEEILASIREAISIEAAGAVEAHDLRTRHAGSATFVEFHLVVPSEMTVFDAHEICDRVEVGIAKAVPDARITIHVEPEHKSKRTGIVVLE, encoded by the coding sequence ATGCATTCTGCGCTCAAACTTGCTTTTGGAAGTCTTGTCGTTGGGAGCATTGTTCTAGCGTTAAAGACACTGGCATGGCTGATGACAGGCTCCGTGGCGTTGCTCTCGGACGCGCTCGAAAGCACTGTGAACCTCGCAACTGCGTTCGCCGCGCTCGTTGCGATACGGATCGCGGCGCGACCGCCGGACGCAAATCATCCCTTTGGTCACCACAAGGCTGAGTTCTTCAGCGCCGTCCTAGAGGGGGTGATGATCATCGTAGCGGCGATATTCATCCTGCGGGAGGCGTACGAAGGCTTCCTAAGCCCTCGCGCGCTTGGCGCTCCGATAGAGGGCCTTCTGGTGAACGGAACGGCCACGATGCTCAATGCGATGTGGGCCTTCGTGCTGGTTCGAAGAGGGCGTCTACTGAAATCTCCAGCGTTGGTCGCCGATGGGAGGCATCTATGGACCGATGTCTTTACGTCCGCAGGCGTCGCGATGGGAGTTCTTCTTGCACTTGCTACCGGATGGTGGGTCCTTGACCCGCTTATGGCTGCATTGGTTGCGATCAATATCATATGGTCTGGTTCTCGCGTCGTGAAAGAGTCGCTGAGCGGCCTGATGGATGAGGCGGTTCCAGAAGAGATTCTGGCCAGCATACGTGAAGCCATCTCAATCGAAGCGGCCGGAGCGGTCGAAGCGCACGATCTCAGGACCCGTCATGCGGGCAGTGCGACCTTTGTAGAATTTCATCTTGTGGTCCCAAGCGAAATGACGGTTTTCGACGCCCACGAGATCTGTGACAGAGTTGAGGTTGGTATCGCCAAAGCGGTTCCAGATGCGCGCATCACCATCCACGTTGAACCTGAGCATAAGTCAAAGCGCACTGGAATTGTCGTGTTAGAATAG
- a CDS encoding pirin family protein: protein MTFRPVAATSKAQPALEGAGVHLQRVFGFDDPSLTDPFLMMDDFRNDDPRLYSKGFPWHPHRGIETITYVLDGQVEHADSLGNRGLLGPGSVQWMTAGSGIVHQEMPSGNSKGQMHGFQLWANLPSSLKMTAPRYQDITAGDIPVEGDDDGTVVKVITGSFWGKTGPVDGIAANPMLLGVSVPAGRRKVLPVDTRANALAYVFAGSGTFRDASDPVGIKVEKEYRGTELNIRDMTGNRTLVRFGSGDEITVQAGDEGIRFLLMTGRPIQEPVAWHGPIVMNTQKELRQALLELNNGTFIKHA from the coding sequence ATGACGTTCAGACCAGTCGCAGCGACCAGCAAGGCGCAACCCGCACTGGAAGGTGCGGGCGTGCATCTGCAGCGTGTTTTCGGATTCGACGATCCTTCGTTAACCGATCCGTTTCTGATGATGGACGATTTTCGCAACGATGATCCTCGGCTTTATTCCAAGGGGTTCCCTTGGCATCCGCATCGCGGGATCGAAACGATCACCTATGTTCTGGACGGTCAGGTCGAGCATGCCGATTCGCTTGGGAACCGCGGCCTGCTCGGCCCGGGCAGCGTTCAGTGGATGACCGCCGGATCGGGTATCGTGCATCAAGAAATGCCTTCAGGCAACTCCAAGGGTCAGATGCACGGCTTCCAGCTCTGGGCCAACCTGCCCTCTTCGCTCAAGATGACGGCGCCGCGCTACCAAGACATTACCGCCGGAGACATACCTGTCGAGGGCGACGATGACGGCACGGTGGTCAAGGTCATCACCGGCTCGTTCTGGGGCAAGACCGGCCCAGTGGACGGAATCGCAGCCAACCCGATGCTGCTCGGTGTCTCGGTTCCTGCCGGGCGGCGCAAGGTGCTTCCGGTGGACACGCGGGCCAATGCACTGGCCTATGTCTTTGCTGGTTCCGGCACTTTCCGCGATGCCAGCGACCCTGTAGGCATCAAGGTTGAAAAGGAATATCGCGGGACCGAGCTGAACATCCGCGACATGACCGGAAACCGCACGCTGGTCCGTTTCGGATCCGGCGACGAGATCACGGTTCAGGCTGGCGACGAAGGCATCCGTTTCCTGCTGATGACCGGCAGACCGATTCAGGAACCTGTCGCCTGGCATGGCCCCATCGTGATGAACACCCAGAAGGAATTGCGCCAGGCACTCCTCGAACTGAACAACGGCACCTTCATAAAGCACGCGTGA
- a CDS encoding type II toxin-antitoxin system RelE/ParE family toxin: MPTPPVTEYRLSPAALSDLDAIWDYTVRIWSVGQAETYILAIASDMSLLVRHPEIARERLEIRPPVRVYRSGSHLIIYRIEASWVSVLRIVHARQNWTAYLNE, translated from the coding sequence ATGCCGACACCACCGGTCACTGAATACAGGCTGTCCCCCGCAGCTTTGAGCGATCTGGACGCGATCTGGGATTATACCGTGCGCATCTGGTCTGTTGGCCAGGCCGAAACCTACATCCTCGCGATTGCCAGCGATATGTCCCTGCTGGTCCGACACCCGGAAATCGCGCGCGAACGGCTCGAAATTCGCCCACCGGTGCGGGTGTACCGCTCAGGGTCCCATCTCATCATCTATCGGATCGAAGCCAGCTGGGTAAGCGTGCTGCGTATTGTGCATGCGCGGCAAAATTGGACGGCTTATCTCAACGAATGA